In Desulfatiglans anilini DSM 4660, the sequence AGCCTTGCAAACCCCCATTGCCCTCAGAGTCGACTTGACCCGGGCTACCACAGCGTACGATGTCTGATCCGGCCCCTTGTCCACCAGCAGGATTCCGTCAAGCTGCATGGGCCTCCAGCATCTCGGCCGCGGCATCCAGAAAAAGAAGCTTGAGGTCCGCCAGCCGCCCCTGTGCATCGAAGCCGGCCGCCCGCTTGTGCCCGCCGCCTCCGAACCGCTTGGCAAGCGCAGCCACATCAGCGAAATCGTTGGATCTGAGGCTGAATTTGTAAGCGTCATCAGCCGTCTGCCTCACCAGAACGCCGATCTCGACCCCGGAGAGGAATCGTGGGTAATCCACGAATGTGTCGCTGTCGGAGGTCGAGGCGCGGGCCTCACGGTACATGTCGAGGGATACCGTGAGCATCGCGATCTTCCCCTTCAGATGCGTCTCGAGTGTGCCGAGAGCCGATCTCAGCAGGTACAGCCGCGCGCATGGATACTCGTCCAGGATGAGCCGCGCACACCTGGACGGCCTCACGCCGTAGGTCCCCACGAGCGCCGCTGCAGTGCTGAAGGCGGCCGCGGAGGCGTTTTCGTAACGGAAGGAGCCTGTATCGCTCTGGATGGCAATGAAGAGGTTCTCGGCGACCTCATGGTCTATCGGGAATCCGGCGTGCTGCAGAAGCCTGTAGATCAACTCCCCGGTGGAAGACCATTCGGGCTCCACCCAGTTGTAGCGGCCGAAAAAGGTGTTGGTGGCGTGGTGGTCGATGTTGACCACCTGCGCGCCGCCCTTCACGCTCTCGACAACCTTTCCGGGCCGGTCGAAGTCGGCGCAGTCGAGGAAGATCAGGGTCACGGGTTCCCCATTCGGCGTGTAGTTCTGCAGAACAGTCTCAGCACCCTTCATACGATCGAAAGGCGGGGTGAGCGGTTCTTCGCTCAGAAGAACGGTTTCCTTCCCGGCGATGCGAAGCGATCGTCCGAGCGCCAACATGGCCCCCAACCCATCCCCGTCAGGATGTTTGTGGGTGGTGATGACGAAGCGCCTCCCCTCGCGCAGGATACAGGCCAGTTCATTCAGCATCGTTTACGGGGGCGTCCTTCCGAATGGATTCAAGGAGGCGTTCCATTGCACTCCCTCTTTCGAGTGAAGGGTCATGTTCGAAGATGATTTCGGGCACATATCGCAGAGACATTTTGAGGCTGATCCGCCGTTTGATGAATCCTTTGGCGCTGTCGAGCCCTGCCTGCGCCTTCCGAACCTCCTCGGACCCGCCGAGGATACTGTAATAGACGCGCGCTCTTTGCAGATCACTGCTCAATTTGATGCCGGTCAACGTCACATCGCGTGTGCGGGGGTCTTTAACGCTTTCGAGAAGGATCATCGCCATCTCCTTCAAAATCTCGTCCCCGACTTTTCTGGATCTCGTTCCTGCAAGCATGATAGGAACCT encodes:
- a CDS encoding DHH family phosphoesterase, which translates into the protein MLNELACILREGRRFVITTHKHPDGDGLGAMLALGRSLRIAGKETVLLSEEPLTPPFDRMKGAETVLQNYTPNGEPVTLIFLDCADFDRPGKVVESVKGGAQVVNIDHHATNTFFGRYNWVEPEWSSTGELIYRLLQHAGFPIDHEVAENLFIAIQSDTGSFRYENASAAAFSTAAALVGTYGVRPSRCARLILDEYPCARLYLLRSALGTLETHLKGKIAMLTVSLDMYREARASTSDSDTFVDYPRFLSGVEIGVLVRQTADDAYKFSLRSNDFADVAALAKRFGGGGHKRAAGFDAQGRLADLKLLFLDAAAEMLEAHAA
- the rbfA gene encoding 30S ribosome-binding factor RbfA translates to MLAGTRSRKVGDEILKEMAMILLESVKDPRTRDVTLTGIKLSSDLQRARVYYSILGGSEEVRKAQAGLDSAKGFIKRRISLKMSLRYVPEIIFEHDPSLERGSAMERLLESIRKDAPVNDAE